TTATAGTAAATCACTATTTCAGTCTGGTAAAGAAAAAACGAATCCCATGATTCGTCTTTCTTGATAAATGAAAATTGATTTAAAAATTATGAACGAATCTTTTGCAGATTAAGAACTGCATCGTGATTGACCAAGATTTGCCCATACTCTTGCAAAACGGAACGACTGATGTCACTGTCATCTGCAAACTCACGCATACGAGCCAAGAGCCAGGCTGGATATGGACTTGGATGATTTTCCACATCGACTAAGATTGTCAAATAGTAGTGTCCATTCATCTTATAGAGTTCAGAGGTTTCCATCTGGTAGTTAACCGTCTTTGCAAAAGCAACTAAGTCAGCAAGGCTTGCAAAGCGCAGGATATAGTAGATATAAGGTTCTTTCTTACTCTCAGTCTCCTTGTCTGCCTGCTCTTTCTCTTCTTCCTTTGCTTCGACCTGCTCTAGAGATTGGATGGCCTCAATATCGTCCTTGGTTTTATCTGCAATACTCTTTTCCAAGGTTTTGAGAAATTCATCAGGCGACATTTGGGCTAATTCTTCCATGTCTGGTAGATCCGCCAAATCTTCAAAATCCAAATTCTGGTCAATCTTGGACTTGGTCACAAAGACGTCCACCTTATCAGGTTTTGGCGTCACGCGGAAACTCAGCATGCCACTATCCAAGAAATTGTCTGGCATCTCTAACTCATCTAAAATAGCATAGAAAAACTCTTCGGTTTTTTCCTGAGGAACGAGAAAGTCTGCAATCTCCATTCCTCGGTCCATCAAATCATCTAAAGTCATCGTGATTTTTAGTGTTGTATCACTGATTTGTTTCATCTTCATATCTAGTAACCTCATACTTTCAGTCTATCTATTATACTAGATTTTTACGATTTTATCAAAAGAATGAAGCGAGAATGTGATATAATACTAGATATGATTTTAGATTTAAGAAAGAAAGTTCAATGAAAAATATAAAAGTAAATGCCTTGGCCAGCTTGCTGGTCAATATTCTCAATATCGTTTTTCCACTGATAACCAATCCTTATCTGACGCGGATTCTCAGCAAATCCAATTACGGTTATTTCAATACAGCCAATACCTGGGCAAGTTTCGTTATTCCACTAGCTGCCTTTGGAATATACAACTACGGGATTCGAGCTATTAGTAAAGTCAAGGATGACAAGAATAAAATCAACTACGTCTTTTCTAAGTTGTTTTATATCTCGGTTTTCACCTCTCTCCTGACGACAGGTATCTACTTCCTCATTATCTTCTTTGACACCAGCATTGAGAATCTGAAAGTCCTGTACTACATCCTAGGGGCCCAAGCACTCTTCCAATTTCTCAATATCGAATG
The sequence above is a segment of the Streptococcus oralis ATCC 35037 genome. Coding sequences within it:
- the mecA gene encoding adaptor protein MecA → MKMKQISDTTLKITMTLDDLMDRGMEIADFLVPQEKTEEFFYAILDELEMPDNFLDSGMLSFRVTPKPDKVDVFVTKSKIDQNLDFEDLADLPDMEELAQMSPDEFLKTLEKSIADKTKDDIEAIQSLEQVEAKEEEKEQADKETESKKEPYIYYILRFASLADLVAFAKTVNYQMETSELYKMNGHYYLTILVDVENHPSPYPAWLLARMREFADDSDISRSVLQEYGQILVNHDAVLNLQKIRS